Proteins encoded in a region of the Antedon mediterranea chromosome 2, ecAntMedi1.1, whole genome shotgun sequence genome:
- the LOC140039490 gene encoding nucleoporin Nup37-like, which produces MEQENSTKQLSIDCKEPVTCVEFCPFEASSHLIAIGGSMRILIGTCVFPEEDKDLDKFEFHQVNEFHHGCRVDALSWSPRTSLDCLPRCIRFCTAGSDFRLRLFTSDLKEDNTVQVFDGHTDYVNEVSIEPLEGDLIASVSDDYTCRTWDQCGQQKALFPLKSQGMSVAWNPRDPMKLMVAEKGGIIRFYDMRLEEPIMTLDAGPGMLLSADWSWEDAACVGAVVNGDWMIWDTTDSSQAIESQRAHSEKARYIRWCRSSNSLFATLGQPNNQIKIVHLDHHQVPISHNLPIQGGISWHAFLPICAAGGNRKVHLFTAEL; this is translated from the exons ATGGAACAAGAAAATTCTACCAAACAGTTGTCAATAGACTGCAAAGAACCAGTTACTTGTGTGGAGTTCTGTCCATTTGAGGCTTCGTCTCATCTCATTGCTATTGGGGGCAGTATGCGCATTCTCATCGGCACATGTGTATTTCCA GAAGAAGACAAAGATCTAGACAAATTTGAATTTCATCAAGTTAATGAATTCCATCATGGCTGTCGTGTAGATGCCCTCTCATGGAGTCCAAGGACAAGTCTAGACTGTCTACCAAGATGCATAAG ATTCTGTACAGCTGGGTCTGACTTCAGATTACGTTTATTTACATCTGATCTCAAAGAAGACAACACAGTTCag GTTTTTGATGGGCATACAGATTATGTAAATGAAGTTAGCATAGAACCATTAGAGGGCGATCTGATAGCGAGTGTCTCCGATGATTACACATGTAGGACGTGGGATCAGTGTGGACAACAGAAGGCGCTATTCCCATTGAAATCTCAAGGCATGTCAGTCGCTTGGAATCCACGTGATCCAATGAAG CTTATGGTGGCTGAAAAGGGTGGAATTATTCGGTTCTATGACATGAGGCTTGAGGAACCAATCATGACCCTCGATGCTGGACCTGGTATGTTGCTGTCTGCTGATTGGTCGTGGGAGGATGCTGCGTGTGTTGGGGCTGTCGTTAATGGTGATTGGATGATTTGGGATACAACAGATTCAAG TCAAGCTATAGAGAGCCAACGAGCACATTCCGAGAAGGCGCGTTATATACGCTGGTGTCGTAGCAGTAACAGTTTGTTTGCGACCTTGGGTCAACCTAATAATCAGATCAAGATAGTCCATTTAGATCATCATCAG GTACCGATCAGTCATAATCTACCGATTCAGGGAGGAATAAGCTGGCATGCGTTTCTTCCTATATGCGCCGCTGGTGGAAACAGAAAAGTTCATCTCTTCACTGCTGAACTTTGA
- the LOC140040033 gene encoding A-kinase-interacting protein 1-like isoform X2 — translation MSCTLCRAGRQGSSVLNRAQQRRVEWPAQVEYTRPDIQDPLVYTSLDEAFSSMLQFMSTSTRQCKRFYRCVPSTSKTTHDQSHCRRFHSHRIVPIQKTNPLHKTEDVHVVVAPGTYAVTAGTWGKDQQTTHVVHVNQGQSVDLDFNI, via the exons ATGTCATGTACATTGTGCAGGGCTGGTAGGCAGGGAAGTAGCGTTCTCAACAGAGCTCAACAGCGACGTGTAGAGTGGCCAGCACAGGTGGAGTACACAAGACCTGATATTCAG GATCCTCTCGTGTACACATCGTTAGACGAGGCGTTTAGCAGTATGTTACAGTTTATGTCAACGTCAACAAGGCAGTGCAAG AGATTTTATAGATGCGTCCCGTCAACAAGCAAGACAACACATGATCAGAGTCATTGCCGCCGTTTCCACTCGCATCGAATCGTTCCAATTCAGAAAACAAATCCG CTTCACAAAACAGAAGATGTCCACGTAGTGGTAGCCCCAGGGACTTATGCTGTGACTGCGGGGACGTGGGGTAAAGATCAGCAGACGACGCACGTTGTCCACGTTAATCAGGGTCAAAGTGTTGACCTTGATTTCAACATTTAG
- the LOC140040032 gene encoding iodotyrosine deiodinase-like, whose translation MVRYPTDEMLTRSRNFYEEMNKRRSVRFFSDEPVALNVIENVLLTAGTAPSGAHTEPWFFAVVSNPEVKSSIREIVEEEEQINYAKRMGQKWLDDLEVIKTTWRKPYIDTAPYVIVVFKQVYGLKKDGTRIVHYYNEMSSSICVGFLLAALQNAGLATVTSTPMNAGPRLRQLLGRPVNEKAILLLPVGFPSNDATVPNFHRKPLEELMVTI comes from the exons ATGGTTAGATACCCTACCGATGAAATGTTGACGAGATCTAGAAATTTCTACGAAGAAATGAATAAACGGAGATCTGTACGATTTTTCTCAGATGAACCTGTGGCACTTAATGTCATTGAAAATGTTCTCCTAACGGCAG GAACCGCCCCTAGCGGAGCTCACACAGAACCATGGTTCTTTGCCGTAGTCTCAAATCCAGAAGTTAAGTCCAGCATTCGAGAAATAGTTGAGGAAGAGGAACAAATCAACTATGCAAAACGGATGGGGCAGAAGTGGCTAGATGATCTTGAAGTTATAAAAACAACATGGAGAAAGCCATATATAGACACCGCACCTTACGTCATCGTGGTTTTCAAGCAG GTTTACGGTTTAAAGAAAGACGGTACACGGATTGTTCACTATTACAATGAAATGAGCTCGTCTATTTGTGTTGGATTCCTTCTAGCTGCGTTACAG AATGCAGGACTTGCAACGGTAACTTCAACTCCAATGAACGCAGGTCCACGCCTCCGTCAACTTCTAGGTCGACCAGTCAACGAGAAAGCAATATTGTTACTACCCGTCGGCTTTCCTTCTAATGACGCTACTGTGCCGAATTTCCACCGAAAACCTTTGGAAGAACTCATGGTCACTATCTAG
- the LOC140040033 gene encoding A-kinase-interacting protein 1-like isoform X1: MPEDTENSWMSCTLCRAGRQGSSVLNRAQQRRVEWPAQVEYTRPDIQDPLVYTSLDEAFSSMLQFMSTSTRQCKRFYRCVPSTSKTTHDQSHCRRFHSHRIVPIQKTNPLHKTEDVHVVVAPGTYAVTAGTWGKDQQTTHVVHVNQGQSVDLDFNI; encoded by the exons ATGCCTGAGGATACAGAG aaTAGTTGGATGTCATGTACATTGTGCAGGGCTGGTAGGCAGGGAAGTAGCGTTCTCAACAGAGCTCAACAGCGACGTGTAGAGTGGCCAGCACAGGTGGAGTACACAAGACCTGATATTCAG GATCCTCTCGTGTACACATCGTTAGACGAGGCGTTTAGCAGTATGTTACAGTTTATGTCAACGTCAACAAGGCAGTGCAAG AGATTTTATAGATGCGTCCCGTCAACAAGCAAGACAACACATGATCAGAGTCATTGCCGCCGTTTCCACTCGCATCGAATCGTTCCAATTCAGAAAACAAATCCG CTTCACAAAACAGAAGATGTCCACGTAGTGGTAGCCCCAGGGACTTATGCTGTGACTGCGGGGACGTGGGGTAAAGATCAGCAGACGACGCACGTTGTCCACGTTAATCAGGGTCAAAGTGTTGACCTTGATTTCAACATTTAG